One stretch of Hevea brasiliensis isolate MT/VB/25A 57/8 chromosome 12, ASM3005281v1, whole genome shotgun sequence DNA includes these proteins:
- the LOC110640443 gene encoding defensin Ec-AMP-D2 — translation MKNPMRLFSVVFLLLLLVATEMGPIMVAEARTCESQSHRFKGICIRHSNCATICQTEGFHGGHCRGLRRRCFCTKHC, via the exons ATGAAGAATCCAATGCGACTATTCTCCGTCGTTTTCCTTCTCTTGCTGCTTGTGGCCACGG AGATGGGGCCAATAATGGTTGCTGAGGCCAGGACATGCGAGTCTCAGAGCCATCGATTTAAGGGCATATGCATTCGGCACAGCAACTGCGCTACTATTTGCCAAACTGAAGGCTTCCATGGAGGACACTGCCGAGGGCTACGCCGTCGCTGCTTCTGCACTAAGCATTGTTAG